One genomic region from Microcoleus sp. FACHB-672 encodes:
- a CDS encoding DUF4258 domain-containing protein, whose protein sequence is MDANKKITRLVEKDENQTHIGILISVNRRKDSNHLQRRQQQRAISNAMIEVALMYGTKGFSRGALVFTLNDRSLRHSPYYQFIDVLRGLRVVCLAGPPNPKILTAYWHEKTKRRVRK, encoded by the coding sequence ATGGACGCCAACAAGAAAATTACGCGACTGGTCGAAAAAGATGAAAATCAAACCCATATCGGGATTTTAATTAGCGTAAATCGCCGAAAAGATAGCAATCATTTGCAAAGGCGGCAACAGCAGCGGGCGATTAGTAATGCAATGATTGAAGTCGCTCTTATGTATGGGACTAAAGGATTCAGCAGAGGGGCGCTCGTATTTACTTTGAATGATCGAAGCTTGCGACACAGCCCTTATTATCAGTTTATTGATGTTTTAAGAGGGTTAAGAGTTGTCTGTCTTGCCGGCCCGCCCAATCCAAAAATTTTAACAGCATATTGGCACGAAAAAACGAAGCGTCGGGTTCGTAAATAA
- the larB gene encoding nickel pincer cofactor biosynthesis protein LarB — MTQPEALQSLLKAVAAGTVTPDEALDKLKHFDFEPVGDFARIDNHRSLRTGFPEVIWGPGKTPEQIAQIIETMRRNHPVVMATRIEPTVCVQLQEKVRGLYYYPEARICATVPAALQPQYPGVVGILSAGTADLPVAEEAACTASLCGFEVLRLWDVGVAGIHRLLSNRHVIDAADVLIVVAGMEGALPSVVAGIADCPVIAVPTSVGYGASFGGIAPLLTMLNSCAAGIGVVNIDNGFGAAILAGQILRTAHRLKQSSEGTC, encoded by the coding sequence GTGACTCAACCTGAAGCTTTACAATCTTTACTCAAAGCGGTTGCCGCCGGCACTGTAACCCCAGATGAAGCCCTGGATAAACTGAAGCATTTTGATTTTGAGCCGGTGGGTGATTTTGCCCGAATTGACAATCACCGCAGCTTGAGAACCGGCTTTCCCGAAGTAATTTGGGGACCAGGTAAAACTCCTGAGCAAATCGCTCAGATCATCGAAACAATGCGCCGCAATCATCCGGTTGTGATGGCAACTCGCATTGAACCGACTGTCTGTGTTCAATTGCAGGAGAAAGTTAGGGGTCTTTATTACTACCCAGAAGCTCGAATTTGCGCCACTGTGCCGGCAGCACTCCAACCTCAATATCCAGGCGTAGTTGGTATTTTGAGTGCCGGCACAGCGGATTTGCCGGTGGCGGAGGAAGCCGCTTGCACTGCCAGCCTCTGTGGCTTTGAGGTGCTTCGGCTGTGGGATGTGGGGGTTGCCGGCATTCACCGACTGCTGAGTAATCGCCATGTAATTGACGCCGCCGATGTGCTAATTGTCGTTGCCGGCATGGAAGGCGCTTTACCGAGTGTCGTTGCCGGAATCGCTGATTGTCCGGTGATTGCTGTTCCCACCAGTGTTGGCTATGGTGCGAGTTTTGGTGGCATCGCTCCTCTGTTGACAATGTTAAATTCTTGTGCCGCTGGTATAGGTGTGGTGAATATTGATAATGGCTTTGGTGCGGCGATTTTGGCTGGACAAATTCTGAGAACCGCTCACAGGTTAAAGCAATCATCAGAAGGAACGTGTTGA
- a CDS encoding CobW family GTP-binding protein, with amino-acid sequence MQSAVTPDNSPTIETPKHGLPVTIITGFLGSGKTTLLNHILTNQEGVKTAVLVNEFGEIGIDNELIVATGDDMVELSNGCICCTINNDLLEAVYKILERPDKVDYMVVETTGLADPLPVALTFLSTELRDLTRLDSIVTVVDAENFSLDLFNSQAAYSQIAYGDIILLNKADLVDEANLDLLEVKIRDVKAGARIVRTKHSQVPLPLILSVGLFETDKYFQTNEPAHDHHDHHDHHDHHDHHAECDHDHGHCAHDHDHEHHHHHSNHLENDGFISVSFETDKPLSIKRFQYFLDNQLPANVFRAKGIMWFDESPKRHIFHLSGKRFSIDDDEWNGKPKNQLVLIGQDLDRETLLSQIQSCVCLPSNNRGKGFGK; translated from the coding sequence ATGCAATCAGCAGTCACCCCCGACAACTCACCGACGATAGAGACTCCCAAACACGGCTTGCCGGTTACGATCATCACCGGCTTCCTTGGCAGCGGCAAGACGACCCTACTCAACCACATCCTAACCAACCAGGAAGGCGTAAAAACAGCGGTTTTGGTGAATGAGTTTGGTGAAATTGGCATCGATAATGAGCTGATTGTCGCCACCGGCGATGATATGGTGGAGCTGAGCAACGGCTGCATCTGCTGCACCATCAACAATGATTTACTCGAAGCCGTCTACAAGATTTTAGAGCGACCTGACAAGGTGGACTACATGGTTGTGGAGACAACCGGCCTAGCCGATCCGCTGCCGGTGGCGCTCACGTTTTTAAGCACGGAACTGCGCGATTTAACCCGCTTAGACTCCATCGTTACGGTCGTAGATGCAGAAAATTTTAGCCTTGACTTGTTTAACAGCCAAGCCGCTTATAGTCAAATTGCCTACGGCGATATCATTTTGCTCAACAAAGCAGATTTGGTAGATGAAGCGAATTTGGATCTTTTAGAAGTCAAGATTCGCGATGTTAAAGCCGGCGCGAGAATTGTTCGCACAAAACACTCACAAGTGCCTCTGCCCCTAATTCTCAGCGTGGGTTTGTTTGAGACTGATAAGTATTTCCAAACGAATGAGCCGGCGCACGATCACCACGATCATCACGATCACCACGATCATCACGATCACCATGCTGAATGCGATCACGATCATGGCCATTGCGCTCACGACCACGACCACGAACACCACCATCATCACTCAAATCACTTAGAAAATGACGGATTCATCTCCGTTTCTTTCGAGACTGACAAACCCTTGTCAATTAAAAGATTCCAGTACTTCTTAGACAATCAATTGCCCGCTAATGTCTTCCGCGCTAAGGGAATTATGTGGTTTGATGAAAGCCCCAAACGTCACATTTTCCACCTCAGCGGCAAGCGCTTCTCAATTGATGATGACGAGTGGAATGGTAAACCTAAGAACCAATTAGTTTTAATTGGACAAGATTTAGACCGCGAAACTTTACTATCACAAATTCAATCTTGTGTCTGTCTTCCTTCTAACAATCGCGGCAAGGGTTTTGGTAAATAA
- a CDS encoding Uma2 family endonuclease, with translation MTVAVNNYSITWEKLPDDYQLDDEPVDNLNQPLLAAALSEALELVGRIQEPMLIATNFGLCATVNGKFVIKAPDWVHVRSVLPDDSDQPRRSYTPNLEGEVPSIVMEFLSATEGGEYSSKPTYPPGKWFFYEQILQVPIYAIFEPATGLLEVYQLNSGRYQLQQPDANRRYWIAGIELFLGVWEGTKADRTGYWLRWWDESEQLLLWGVELVEQERQALEQERQAKEAALQQAEQERQAKEAAVQQAERLAAHLRSLGINPDQISS, from the coding sequence ATGACTGTAGCCGTTAATAACTATAGTATTACGTGGGAAAAATTGCCTGATGATTATCAACTAGATGACGAGCCGGTGGATAACCTTAACCAGCCATTGCTAGCCGCAGCCTTAAGCGAAGCCTTAGAATTAGTAGGGCGCATTCAAGAACCGATGCTAATCGCCACTAATTTCGGTCTGTGCGCCACTGTAAACGGCAAATTTGTGATTAAAGCTCCCGATTGGGTTCATGTGCGCTCTGTGCTGCCAGATGACTCTGATCAGCCTCGCCGCAGTTACACACCTAACCTGGAAGGCGAAGTTCCCTCAATTGTGATGGAGTTTCTTTCAGCGACAGAGGGAGGCGAGTATTCTAGTAAGCCAACTTACCCTCCCGGCAAGTGGTTTTTTTACGAACAAATCTTGCAAGTGCCAATCTATGCAATTTTTGAACCGGCAACTGGATTGCTGGAGGTGTATCAGTTAAATTCAGGACGCTATCAGCTGCAACAGCCAGATGCAAATCGGCGCTACTGGATTGCCGGCATCGAGTTATTTCTAGGCGTCTGGGAAGGCACAAAGGCAGATCGTACCGGCTACTGGTTGCGCTGGTGGGATGAAAGTGAGCAGTTGTTATTATGGGGTGTGGAATTGGTAGAGCAAGAGCGACAAGCTTTAGAGCAAGAGCGTCAAGCAAAAGAAGCTGCGCTACAACAAGCTGAGCAAGAGCGCCAAGCGAAAGAAGCGGCTGTGCAACAAGCTGAGCGGTTAGCGGCTCACTTGCGTTCCCTTGGCATCAATCCTGATCAAATCTCATCTTGA
- a CDS encoding protein kinase domain-containing protein, producing MSYCLNPNCPNPADSLNAQNRICRHCGSLLVVRGNYRVKHLLGEGGFGKTFEVEDDRGSLKVLKILIGNNPKAVSLFQREAHVLGHLQHPGIPKVQPDGYFTFVPRNSPQPLHCLVMEKIEGSNLEEWLSGRANQPILQNQALIWLKQLAEILHQVHQQQYFHRDIKPSNIMLRPNGQLVLIDFGTVREVTGTYLAKVGGGGHKVTGIVSPGYTPPEQANGKAVPQSDFFALGRTFVYLLTGHDPNDFPESPQTGELMWRDRAKQVSKPVADLIDYLMAPFPGNRPQNTQVILQRLLDLERAAPQPQVSYQPAQFPANHRGVPQYRGAAVPLASLRRGKSKRRSATIAKSRNKKLSPLHQKLVGGLVFLVVAGVGASLLFAGMDIELSQYFPAQVNLSVASSGQREAVSAKELQSEKAVRRPENLWKKAVFATTLADHLWGVTSVAISADGQTLVSGSVDKTVKIWNLPAGKLLHTLAGHTNEVWSVAISPDGKTLASSSGDKTVKLWDLGTGTLKSTLDGHSGSVNTIAFSPDGKTLASGSFDSTVKLWNLGTGQVGNTLSGHAGGVNALAFSPDGRMLASGGFDSTVKLWDLRVSCAGAQPCTPIQSLEGHSRRVQSVAFSPDGRTLASGSVDGSINVWDLSLGQLQRTFLGHLDAVNAVVITPDSKTVISGGGSVDGTIKLWDLATGQLLATAKGHSDSIHDLALGPDGQTLASSSEDYTIKIWRLH from the coding sequence GTGAGTTACTGCCTTAATCCCAACTGTCCCAACCCAGCTGACTCATTGAACGCTCAAAACCGCATTTGCCGGCATTGTGGCTCATTGCTGGTAGTGCGAGGAAATTATCGAGTCAAGCATCTTTTGGGAGAAGGCGGCTTCGGCAAAACTTTTGAAGTCGAAGATGACCGAGGATCGCTGAAAGTCTTAAAAATTCTGATTGGCAACAACCCCAAAGCCGTCTCTCTGTTTCAGCGAGAAGCCCATGTTTTAGGACACTTGCAGCATCCCGGCATTCCCAAAGTGCAGCCAGATGGCTACTTTACTTTTGTGCCGAGAAACAGCCCGCAGCCATTGCACTGCCTGGTGATGGAGAAAATAGAAGGCTCTAATTTGGAAGAGTGGCTAAGCGGTCGGGCCAACCAACCTATCTTGCAAAATCAGGCACTAATCTGGCTAAAACAGCTGGCAGAAATTTTACATCAAGTCCACCAGCAGCAATATTTCCATCGTGATATTAAGCCGTCTAACATCATGCTGCGTCCCAACGGCCAGTTGGTGTTGATTGACTTTGGCACCGTTCGCGAAGTCACCGGCACCTATTTAGCTAAAGTTGGCGGCGGTGGCCATAAAGTCACCGGCATTGTTTCACCAGGCTATACGCCACCCGAACAAGCCAATGGCAAAGCCGTTCCCCAGTCGGATTTCTTTGCCTTGGGACGCACGTTTGTCTATTTATTAACCGGCCACGATCCCAACGATTTTCCCGAAAGTCCCCAGACAGGGGAGTTAATGTGGCGAGATCGGGCCAAGCAAGTTTCCAAGCCGGTGGCCGATTTAATTGATTATTTGATGGCACCGTTTCCAGGAAACCGGCCTCAAAACACCCAAGTCATTTTACAGCGCCTCCTAGATTTAGAACGCGCCGCACCTCAGCCGCAGGTTTCTTATCAGCCGGCGCAGTTTCCTGCCAACCATCGGGGAGTTCCACAATACCGAGGCGCGGCTGTTCCCCTGGCTAGCTTGCGCCGAGGGAAAAGCAAAAGACGGTCCGCTACAATCGCTAAGTCCAGAAACAAAAAGCTTAGCCCGCTTCACCAGAAATTAGTGGGTGGCCTTGTTTTCCTGGTCGTAGCCGGTGTGGGCGCTAGCCTGCTCTTTGCTGGGATGGACATTGAACTGTCCCAGTATTTTCCAGCACAGGTAAATCTGTCAGTTGCCAGTTCTGGGCAGCGGGAAGCGGTTTCTGCCAAGGAATTGCAAAGTGAAAAAGCTGTGCGCCGGCCAGAGAACCTTTGGAAAAAGGCTGTTTTCGCCACTACCCTTGCTGATCATTTATGGGGTGTCACAAGCGTTGCCATTAGCGCAGATGGTCAGACCCTTGTCAGCGGCAGTGTTGACAAGACGGTGAAAATTTGGAACTTGCCGGCGGGTAAACTGCTTCACACCCTTGCCGGTCATACTAATGAAGTTTGGTCAGTTGCCATCAGTCCCGACGGCAAAACCCTAGCTAGCAGCAGTGGCGATAAAACCGTTAAATTGTGGGATCTCGGCACCGGCACCCTGAAAAGCACCCTGGATGGCCATTCCGGTTCGGTCAACACCATTGCTTTTAGTCCCGATGGCAAAACCTTAGCCAGCGGCAGTTTCGACAGCACGGTTAAGTTGTGGAATTTGGGCACCGGCCAAGTGGGCAATACGCTTTCGGGCCACGCAGGCGGGGTGAATGCCCTTGCCTTTAGTCCGGATGGCAGGATGCTAGCGAGTGGCGGCTTTGACAGCACGGTTAAGTTGTGGGATCTGCGAGTCAGTTGTGCCGGCGCACAGCCTTGCACTCCCATCCAATCCCTTGAGGGTCATTCACGCCGCGTCCAATCTGTTGCCTTTAGCCCAGATGGCCGTACCCTCGCTAGTGGCAGCGTGGATGGCAGCATTAATGTATGGGATCTCAGCCTCGGCCAGTTACAGCGCACATTTCTGGGGCATTTAGATGCAGTCAATGCCGTTGTGATTACTCCAGATAGCAAGACTGTGATCAGTGGGGGGGGCAGCGTGGACGGCACAATAAAGTTGTGGGATTTGGCTACGGGTCAGCTACTGGCGACTGCCAAAGGGCATTCAGACTCAATTCATGACCTTGCCCTCGGCCCGGATGGCCAAACCCTTGCGAGCAGCAGTGAGGACTATACAATTAAGATTTGGCGGTTGCACTAG